The following are encoded together in the Osmia lignaria lignaria isolate PbOS001 chromosome 6, iyOsmLign1, whole genome shotgun sequence genome:
- the Nsun2 gene encoding tRNA (cytosine(34)-C(5))-methyltransferase Nsun2, with protein MGKGRQHKPKKSFAEKRREKQKKKDEWNNVLHQSYADIVRENKDFENYYKTQKIVPEDQWDSFIDTMKKNLPVAFRITGSKGETRLLLETIKSSFFKEILNTQAKESSENNEEAKEILKCIPFYPDELAWQLQLTRKDIRRSEAYFKLHNFLIVETDCGGISRQEVVSMVPPLVLDVKPSHKVLDMCAAPGSKTAQLIEMIHSEEGGGLPGGFVIANDLDNNRCYMLVHQAKRLNSPIVLITNYDASVLPKFTVGKPDGTKEMLQFDRILADVPCSGDGTMRKNPDIWCKWSPANGNHLHGIQYRIAKRGLELLAVGGRMVYSTCSLNPIENEAVLHRLLLETQDSVRLVDCRDLVPGLECNPGVTHWMPASKNLQYYETWEDVPEQLQTQIRPQMFPPKAEDAAKFHLERCMRILPHHQDTGGFFVAVLEKVTRLPWERESCTNNVTATKEDSNKLSSEVEVKKDTGDNSKEGNNELSLEEEVIQDLQEGKRPLEDENKLREPRRKRKKFTGYKEDPFVFFQDDKEDVWLSIKKFYDISDELDPRCLLVRCLSMKKKNIYYTSPEIRSIVIANEDHIKLINTGVKTFVRCENKNMNCPFRLAQEGIQCIIKYMGDSRKIRVTKDDLIMILKNFDPMTPPEITKLDAGTQERLNNFAMGSCILIYEEHETDHPNPLKLQIVGWRGTMSLRAYVPKNDAIHYLRLLGADCSQFEKNKFKENRESMPTEELNSTEIANNVAEENGDIEMENELEL; from the exons atgGGGAAAGGACGGCAACATAAACCGAAAAAAAGTTTTGCTGAGAAACGTCGTGAGAAACAGAag AAGAAGGATGAGTGGAACAATGTATTACACCAAAGCTATGCAGACATTGTCCGAGAAAACAAGGATTTTGAGAACTACTATAAAACTCAGAAAATTGTTCCTGAAGATCAATGGGATTCCTTTATAGACACTATGAAAAAGAACCTTCCAGTAGCATTTAGGATTACAGGATCAAAAGGAGAAACTAGATTATTACTTGAAACTATTAAAAGTAGTTTCTTTAAGGAGATCTTGAATACACAAGCAAAGGAAAGTTCAGAAAATAATGAAGAGGCAAAAGAGATATTGAAATGTATACCCTTTTACCCTGATGAACTAGCTTGGCAATTACAGTTGACTAGAAAAGATATCAGAAGATCTGAagcatattttaaattacataattttctaattgttgAAACTGATTGTGGAGGTATCAGTAGGCAAGAGGTGGTCAGTATGGTACCACCTCTAGTATTAGATGTTAAACCTTCCCATAAG gtTTTAGATATGTGTGCAGCACCAGGATCAAAAACAGCTCAACTGATAGAGATGATACATTCCGAAGAAGGAGGTGGACTTCCAGGTGGTTTTGTAATAGCCAATGACCTTGACAATAATCGTTGTTATATGCTTGTACATCAGGCAAAGAGATTAAATAGTCCTATTGTTTTGATCACAAACTATGATGCCTCTGTACTGCCTAAGTTTACTGTTGGCAAACCAGATGGTACCAAAGAAATGTTGCA ATTTGATAGAATACTTGCAGATGTACCATGTAGTGGTGATGGTACCATGAGAAAAAATCCTGATATCTGGTGTAAGTGGAGTCCAGCAAATGGTAATCATCTTCATGG AATTCAGTATAGGATAGCAAAGAGAGGATTGGAATTACTAGCAGTTGGAGGAAGGATGGTGTATTCTACCTGTTCACTAAATCCAATTGAAAATGAAGCAGTGCTTCACAGACTGCTTCTTGAAACTCAGGATTCTGTAAGACTAGTTGATTGCAGGGATTTAGTGCCTGGATTAGAATGCAATCCAGGTGTAACACATTGGATGCCAGCATCgaaaaatttacaatattacGAAACTTGGGAAGATGTGCCCGAACAGTTGCAAACACAAATTCGGCCGCAAATGTTTCCTCCTAAAGCGGAGGATGCTGCCAAATTTCATTTAGAACGATG TATGAGAATATTACCTCATCATCAAGACACCGGCGGATTCTTTGTGGCTGTCTTGGAAAAGGTAACGAGGTTACCATGGGAACGTGAATCTTGCACGAATAATGTGACTGCAACTAAAGAAGACAGTAATAAATTAAGTTCAGAGGTAGAAGTAAAAAAAGACACTGGAGATAATTCGAAAGAAGGTAATAATGAATTGAGTTTAGAGGAAGAAGTGATACAAGACTTACAAGAGGGTAAAAGGCCATTGGAAGATGAAAACAAATTACGGGAACCTAGAAGAAAACGTAAAAAATTTACGGGATATAAAGAAGATCCGTTTGTGTTCTTTCAGGATGATAAGGAAGATGTATGGTTGTCTATTAA gaAATTCTATGACATATCCGATGAGTTGGATCCCAGGTGTCTACTGGTGCGATGTCTTagcatgaaaaagaaaaatatttattatacgtCACCGGAGATTCGTAGCATTGTTATCGCTAACGAAGATCATATTAAATTGATAAATACTGGAGTAAAAACATTTGTACGTTGtgagaataaaaatatgaattgtCCGTTTAGACTAGCACAGGAAGGAATACAATGTATTATTAAGTATATGGGGGATTCTAGGAAAATCAGGGTAACTAAAGATGATCTgataatgattttaaaaaattttgatccAATGACACCACCTGAAATAACCAAGCTTGATGCTGGAACTCAAGAACGCTTAAACAATTTTG CGATGGGAAGTTGTATACTTATATATGAAGAACATGAAACCGACCATCCAAATCCATTGAAATTGCAAATAGTTGGATGGCGAGGAACTATGTCTCTAAGAGCCTATGTTCCCAAAAATGACGCGATTCATTACTTACGACTACTAGGAGCTGATTGCTCTCAGTTTG agAAAAATAAGTTTAAGGAAAATCGTGAATCTATGCCTACCGAAGAATTGAATAGCACGGAAATCGCTAACAATGTTGCTGAAGAAAATGGTGACATTGAGATGGAGAATGAATTAGAACTTTGa